A stretch of DNA from Candidatus Poribacteria bacterium:
ACAGAGTATGAAAGTGCGTTGATCGGTTCAAACTATTCTATCAGAAATACTTTTTCTAACATTCCTACAGGATAGCGTAGATAACACTTCTTGCGATCAAAAGCCATTTTCTATTCAACTTCTAATACATTCTAAATTTTAGTTTTTTTTTGTCAAGTGAATTTGAAAAAAATACGTGGTTTTGACGAAAAAGATCATTTTACATTGATTCTTTCTTCAAAGTTCGGTGAATATCCTATAAAATTCCTTCAGTCGGAAAATTGATTTTGCGGAAAGATAGAAAATAGAGAGAACAGTAGAGATTAGGAAGGATAGGGACGGGAGGCTACAACAAGAGAGGATCCCAATAAATTGGAACGAATGACAGGAAAAAAGGGGCGGATATGAAGGGCATCCACCCCCATATAGATAGAAAGTTAAACAGCGGCAGGACCTCTTTCACCTGTACGGATACGGATAGTTTCATCAATGGGCAGGACGAAGATTTTGCCATCGCCGATTTTGCCAGTCGAAGCCGCCTGTTGCACAGCTTCAACGACTTTATCAACGTTCTCTTCAGCGACAACAATTTCGATTTTTAACTTTGGGACAAATTCAATCGTGTATTCGCTACCGCGGTAGAGTTCGGTATGCCCACGGCTACGCCCGAAACCACGAACTTCACTGACTGTCATGCCCCGAACACCCACACTGCTGAGTGCCTCTTTGACCTCCTCCAATTTGAAGGGGCGGATAATACATTCTAGCTTTTTCATGCGGTTCTCCTTGCTAAAAGTGAATAGGGTTGTGTAGCAGCTTTTCCTATCAATCAGGGCTTGCAATCTGTGCCCTAAGGTTTACAAGTACGAGTGCTGTGGGCGGATATAGGAATCCGCCCTATAGAGTGATATTTCAAAACCTCTGTGAAAACACTTGATCCGCAACTCGCCTCCGATACAAAACTTAAAAGCACGAGTTGCGGGTCAAATCACGATCGTTGTGATAGCGCGCTTTCGAGTTCATACGACCTAAATGTCGTGATAGAGGAAGAATTCGTACGGATGCGGTCGCATGTTGATTGCATCGACCTCATTTTCACGTTTATAATCAATCCAAGTGTCCAAAACATCTTGGGTGAACACGTCGCCTTTGAGGAGATATTCGTGGTCTTCCTCCAAGGCATCCAAGGAATCGCCGAGGGACACAGGCGTGGACTCGATGTCCGCG
This window harbors:
- a CDS encoding P-II family nitrogen regulator, yielding MKKLECIIRPFKLEEVKEALSSVGVRGMTVSEVRGFGRSRGHTELYRGSEYTIEFVPKLKIEIVVAEENVDKVVEAVQQAASTGKIGDGKIFVLPIDETIRIRTGERGPAAV